The Sulfurospirillum deleyianum DSM 6946 nucleotide sequence AAATTGCCAACAAAGAAAAAAAACTCTATTTTTTCTACGAGATGAATGCTACCGCCCCTGTTTTTAAAGCAAAACATAATTTGCATAACGGTAAAATCCTCACATTTGATGACTATGAGACTGTTTGGCTACCACTCGATGATATTCCCCTTCGTGCTATCGTAGAAAAAATCCCTCAAAATGCTTTCGTGAAGGGAACATTACGGGAAGGACAGATTTTAGCTGAGTATCATGTTGGCATTAAAAAAATGTTCTCTAAAAATGAACGCATCAAAACGCTTTTTAAAGAAGAAGGATTGGTTATCGAAATACAAGCGACGCTATTAAATGATGCAGATGTGGGTGATGTTGTGAAAATCAGAACCGAACAAGGCAAAGTTTTGAGTGCAAAAATTATATCTTCAAAAGAAGCGGTGATTCTCGAATGAAAAAAATAGTCATTGGCATC carries:
- the flgA gene encoding flagellar basal body P-ring formation chaperone FlgA, coding for MRIEGKPHIFIKHSLPEDFIRYDLHTIELSNTTLRKNNGSFFATFKIANKEKKLYFFYEMNATAPVFKAKHNLHNGKILTFDDYETVWLPLDDIPLRAIVEKIPQNAFVKGTLREGQILAEYHVGIKKMFSKNERIKTLFKEEGLVIEIQATLLNDADVGDVVKIRTEQGKVLSAKIISSKEAVILE